From one Planktothrix sp. FACHB-1365 genomic stretch:
- the rnhA gene encoding ribonuclease HI — translation MNDPLKEVTIYTDGACSGNPGPGGYGVVLMYGPHRKELSGGYQLTTNNRMELMAAIIGLEALKFPCAVNLYTDSRYLVDAMCKGWAKKWQQNGWKRNPKESAKNPDLWERLLNISQQHQVQFLWVKGHAGDEENECCDRLAVNASQQPDLLPDLGYSQ, via the coding sequence ATGAACGACCCTTTAAAAGAAGTTACAATTTATACCGATGGAGCCTGTAGTGGTAATCCAGGGCCAGGAGGATATGGCGTCGTATTAATGTATGGCCCCCATCGCAAGGAATTATCGGGGGGTTATCAACTCACCACCAATAATCGCATGGAATTAATGGCGGCAATTATCGGATTAGAAGCCTTAAAGTTTCCTTGTGCTGTTAATTTATATACAGATTCTCGCTATTTAGTCGATGCAATGTGCAAAGGATGGGCGAAGAAATGGCAACAAAATGGTTGGAAACGTAATCCCAAAGAATCTGCTAAAAATCCCGATTTATGGGAAAGATTACTCAATATTTCTCAACAACATCAAGTGCAATTTCTTTGGGTGAAAGGTCATGCTGGAGATGAAGAAAATGAATGTTGCGATCGCTTGGCTGTAAATGCTTCCCAACAACCTGATTTACTCCCGGATTTGGGTTATTCACAATAG
- a CDS encoding Uma2 family endonuclease, with the protein MNMAIATVTETKTFSLEDFMANPPDHQEWVDGKLVETTGMTIKHSRIQCRLGRYWGNYAIESGQGGDVYTELPCRTLKQGRRPDVSYLTPELLTEFGEFPTLPQSPPLLAEIASPSDAAEDLFAKASEYLESGCQEVWLVFPENHRVLIITENQTLAFKAGDIVNTQIILLGFSISINELFS; encoded by the coding sequence ATGAATATGGCGATCGCTACTGTCACTGAAACCAAAACCTTTTCCCTAGAAGATTTTATGGCAAATCCCCCCGATCATCAAGAGTGGGTGGATGGGAAACTTGTGGAGACAACCGGAATGACAATCAAACATAGTCGAATTCAATGTCGGTTAGGTCGTTATTGGGGTAATTATGCGATTGAATCAGGACAAGGAGGAGATGTTTACACGGAACTTCCCTGTCGCACATTAAAACAAGGGCGACGTCCTGATGTGTCCTATCTCACACCCGAATTATTAACAGAATTTGGGGAGTTTCCTACCTTACCCCAAAGTCCTCCCCTTCTAGCTGAAATTGCCTCTCCGAGTGATGCGGCGGAGGATTTATTTGCTAAAGCCAGTGAATATTTAGAGTCCGGTTGTCAGGAAGTTTGGTTAGTGTTTCCCGAAAATCATCGCGTTTTAATTATTACTGAAAATCAAACCTTAGCGTTTAAAGCGGGTGATATTGTTAATACACAAATTATTTTATTAGGCTTTAGTATTAGCATTAATGAATTATTCAGTTAA
- the pckA gene encoding phosphoenolpyruvate carboxykinase (ATP), which yields METTNTVNHNVYQDVSSSTLINNRLAEQEGAFPTNNTTKKYSEHPNLLELPHYGLEELGLRNLGHVYRNLPIPTLVEHSIARAEGILAANGSLCVKTGKYTGRSPHDKFIVDEPESRDEIHWSKMNVPIPEFNFDRLFRRVRSYVQGRDLYIFDGYVGADPHYQYGVRVITERASQSLFAQQLFIRPTTEQLKTHHPDFTVIAVPGLHADPEDDGINSEAFIVLNLSKKMVIIGGSKYAGEIKKSVFSLMNYFMTKADVLPMHCAANMDADGHTALFFGLSGTGKTTLSADPQRYLIGDDEHGWSDHGVFNFEGGCYAKTIKLRREQEPQIWDAIRFGSLMENVVLDHDTRVPDYDDGSLTENTRVAYPIEYIPNAVIPGVGRHPKTIIFLTADAFGVLPPIAKLTKEQAMYHFMSGYTSKVAGTERGIKDPEATFSAGFGKCFLPLAASVYAKLLGKRLEEHPETNVYLVNTGWSGGAYGVGQRVPISYTRAMVSAAVNGTLDNAKFYPHPIFKVLVPENIPGIPSEILDPVQTWKNPKAYEKQAKQLAQLFVDNFKKFEGVPESVLEAQPNLN from the coding sequence ATGGAAACCACAAACACCGTTAATCACAATGTCTATCAAGATGTGTCTTCTTCAACTTTAATTAATAATCGATTAGCCGAGCAGGAAGGTGCTTTTCCAACAAATAATACGACTAAAAAATATTCAGAACACCCGAATTTATTAGAATTACCCCATTATGGATTAGAAGAATTAGGACTCAGAAACCTAGGTCATGTTTATCGCAACTTACCCATTCCTACCTTAGTTGAACATTCCATTGCCCGGGCAGAAGGCATTCTCGCAGCCAATGGATCTCTATGTGTCAAAACCGGAAAATATACCGGACGTTCACCCCATGATAAATTCATTGTGGATGAACCCGAAAGCCGGGATGAAATTCACTGGAGCAAAATGAATGTTCCTATCCCTGAATTCAATTTTGATCGCCTGTTTCGTCGGGTGCGGTCTTATGTTCAAGGACGGGATTTATACATTTTTGATGGTTATGTCGGCGCTGATCCTCATTATCAATATGGGGTACGAGTGATTACAGAACGGGCTTCTCAAAGTTTATTTGCCCAACAATTGTTTATTCGTCCCACCACCGAACAACTTAAAACCCATCACCCTGATTTTACCGTAATTGCTGTTCCAGGGTTACACGCCGATCCTGAAGATGATGGCATTAATAGTGAAGCGTTTATTGTGCTGAATCTATCCAAAAAAATGGTAATTATTGGCGGATCAAAATATGCTGGAGAAATCAAAAAATCCGTCTTCTCCCTGATGAACTACTTCATGACCAAAGCCGATGTGCTACCCATGCACTGTGCCGCCAATATGGATGCAGACGGACACACCGCCCTATTCTTTGGGTTATCAGGAACCGGAAAAACCACCCTCTCGGCTGACCCCCAACGCTATTTAATTGGAGATGATGAACATGGTTGGTCAGATCATGGAGTGTTTAACTTTGAAGGCGGTTGTTATGCCAAAACCATTAAACTGCGTCGGGAACAGGAACCCCAAATTTGGGACGCCATTCGGTTTGGGTCTTTAATGGAAAACGTGGTTTTAGACCATGACACCCGTGTTCCTGATTATGATGATGGCAGCTTAACGGAAAATACCCGCGTTGCCTATCCCATTGAGTATATTCCCAATGCCGTGATTCCGGGGGTTGGTCGCCATCCCAAAACAATTATTTTCCTCACAGCAGATGCCTTTGGTGTGCTACCTCCCATTGCCAAACTGACAAAAGAACAGGCCATGTATCACTTCATGTCCGGTTATACCAGCAAAGTCGCCGGAACAGAACGGGGAATTAAAGACCCAGAAGCCACCTTTTCCGCCGGATTTGGCAAATGTTTCTTACCCTTGGCTGCGTCAGTCTATGCCAAATTATTAGGAAAACGATTAGAAGAACACCCTGAAACCAACGTCTATTTAGTCAATACCGGATGGTCAGGTGGCGCCTACGGAGTCGGACAACGGGTTCCGATCTCCTATACTCGTGCTATGGTGTCAGCGGCAGTCAATGGAACCTTAGATAACGCCAAGTTCTATCCCCATCCGATTTTCAAAGTGTTAGTACCCGAAAATATCCCAGGAATTCCTTCTGAAATTTTAGATCCGGTACAAACTTGGAAGAATCCCAAAGCCTATGAAAAACAAGCCAAACAATTAGCTCAGTTGTTTGTGGACAACTTCAAGAAATTTGAAGGCGTTCCTGAAAGTGTTCTGGAAGCTCAACCCAATCTTAACTAA
- a CDS encoding NADP-dependent isocitrate dehydrogenase, producing MYEKITPPTTGEKVTFKNGEPIVPDNPIIPFIRGDGTGIDLWPATEKVLDAAVAKAYGGQRQISWFKVYAGDEACELYGTYQYLPEDTTTAIREYGVAIKGPLTTPIGGGIRSLNVALRQIHDLYACVRPCKYYTGTPSPHKTPEKLDVIIYRENTEDIYLGIEWRQGTEIAEKLINILNTELIPATPEHGKKQIRLDSGIGIKPISKTGSQRLVRRAIYQALRLPKNKQMVTLVHKGNIMKYTEGAFRDWGYELATTEFRNECVTERESWILGNKEKNPDLSIEDNAKMIDPGYDSLTPEKKAEICQEVEGVINAIWETHGEGKWKEKIMVNDRIVDSIFQQIQTRPDEYSILATMNLNGDYLSDAAAAMVGGLGMGPGANIGDECAIFEATHGTAPKHAGLDRVNPGSLILSGVMMLEYMGWQEAADLIKKGLSGAIANQEVTYDLARLMEPPVEPLKCSEFADAIIKHFDD from the coding sequence ATGTACGAAAAGATTACTCCACCCACCACAGGCGAGAAAGTCACCTTCAAAAACGGCGAACCCATTGTTCCTGATAATCCGATTATTCCCTTCATTCGCGGAGATGGCACCGGAATTGACCTCTGGCCTGCTACAGAAAAAGTTTTGGATGCGGCTGTTGCTAAAGCCTACGGAGGTCAGCGCCAAATTAGCTGGTTTAAAGTCTACGCTGGGGACGAAGCCTGCGAACTATACGGCACTTATCAATATTTACCCGAAGACACCACCACCGCCATCAGGGAATATGGGGTTGCCATTAAAGGGCCATTAACCACGCCCATCGGCGGCGGAATTCGGTCTTTGAATGTGGCCTTACGGCAAATTCATGATCTATATGCCTGTGTTCGTCCCTGTAAATATTACACCGGAACGCCTTCTCCCCACAAAACTCCTGAAAAATTAGATGTAATTATCTATCGGGAAAATACCGAGGATATTTATTTAGGAATTGAATGGCGTCAAGGAACGGAAATCGCCGAAAAATTAATTAATATTCTGAATACGGAGTTAATTCCGGCGACTCCTGAACATGGGAAAAAACAAATTCGTCTTGACTCTGGAATTGGGATTAAACCCATTAGTAAAACTGGTTCTCAACGGTTAGTTCGTCGTGCCATTTATCAAGCTTTGCGTCTGCCTAAAAATAAACAAATGGTGACGCTGGTGCATAAAGGCAATATTATGAAATACACTGAAGGAGCTTTCCGCGATTGGGGTTATGAACTGGCAACTACGGAATTCCGCAACGAATGTGTCACCGAACGGGAATCTTGGATTTTAGGAAATAAAGAGAAAAATCCCGATCTTTCTATTGAAGATAATGCCAAGATGATTGATCCGGGTTACGATTCCCTAACCCCTGAGAAAAAAGCCGAAATTTGTCAAGAAGTGGAAGGGGTTATCAACGCGATTTGGGAAACTCACGGTGAGGGGAAATGGAAGGAAAAAATTATGGTCAATGACCGCATTGTTGATAGTATTTTCCAACAAATTCAAACCCGTCCTGATGAATATTCTATTCTGGCTACGATGAATTTAAACGGGGATTATTTATCCGATGCTGCCGCTGCAATGGTCGGGGGTTTAGGCATGGGGCCAGGGGCAAATATTGGCGATGAATGTGCTATTTTTGAAGCGACTCATGGCACAGCACCGAAACACGCCGGCTTAGACCGTGTTAACCCTGGTTCTCTGATTTTATCGGGGGTGATGATGTTAGAATATATGGGTTGGCAAGAAGCGGCAGACTTAATTAAAAAAGGGTTAAGTGGTGCGATCGCAAATCAAGAAGTCACCTATGATTTAGCCCGATTAATGGAACCTCCTGTTGAACCGTTGAAATGTTCAGAATTTGCCGATGCAATTATTAAGCATTTCGATGATTAA
- a CDS encoding adenylate/guanylate cyclase domain-containing protein, with amino-acid sequence MISFTTAIVYFSWYFTSKKNIDQIVTQINEEIALSTSKEFADLFQDVSYTQDLIGSTITRNLIDINDPQQRDKFFLSVLQSNPNFSFVQFAYPNGNYVGAQRLSVGNDRSKLDPQELLKLHFRQWYPDEKLAVKTTDIYQLVENALQFIGTTQIEEPNWYAPHRPWYQDALKTPGKAAWTVYVYRSTNTPGIDSNITLYQEDELLGIIGVGFELKQISQRLKEQQKGRRNIDVFVINSKGEMIASTDPNEHNPIQIKGQDQPQLKLLKYSKNPAFQLAVQTLEKRGIDLKRVRYPQQWGYEDPQTHQFYYISLTPMNKLDWLVGTVIPEDKYMDQIKRNNKILLVFISTLIIGTTALGIVVSDRFFVKPIKQIQKITHRVENGDLEVAKLEIQTCQELEVLAQAINKMIVGLRERERERDIFGRVVSPEVREKLLQGQLELGGELCWVSVLFSDIRNFSTLSEEMKPQEVVAFLNEYLTEMTDAIRPWGGYVNNFIGDAIVVIFGAPLSPAETEWRSVAAALTMRERLGELNQRRIQRGEVPIHAGIGISSGEVVAGQIGSLERLLYTVIGDAVNVAARLETLTKEYPEYNILINESTAAALETHQDIILKSLGEVKVKGRKQPVEVYAVLEWKTVEIPPSIPTEIMN; translated from the coding sequence ATGATCAGTTTTACTACAGCAATTGTTTATTTTTCTTGGTACTTTACTTCTAAAAAAAATATCGATCAGATTGTAACTCAAATTAATGAGGAAATTGCCCTATCAACATCTAAAGAATTTGCCGATTTATTTCAAGATGTATCCTATACACAAGATTTAATTGGGAGTACCATTACTCGGAATTTAATTGATATTAATGATCCGCAACAACGGGATAAATTTTTTCTCAGTGTTTTGCAATCTAATCCCAATTTTAGTTTTGTTCAGTTTGCCTACCCTAATGGTAATTATGTTGGTGCACAACGTTTATCTGTAGGAAATGATCGTTCTAAACTTGATCCCCAAGAATTATTAAAACTTCATTTTCGCCAATGGTATCCCGATGAAAAATTAGCAGTAAAAACCACAGATATTTATCAATTAGTAGAAAACGCTCTCCAATTTATAGGAACAACTCAAATTGAAGAACCGAATTGGTATGCTCCTCATCGTCCTTGGTATCAAGATGCTCTAAAAACACCGGGTAAAGCCGCTTGGACAGTTTATGTTTATCGTTCCACCAATACACCAGGGATTGATTCTAATATCACCCTTTATCAAGAAGATGAATTGTTAGGAATTATTGGTGTCGGTTTTGAACTGAAACAAATTTCTCAACGTTTAAAGGAACAACAAAAAGGACGACGAAATATTGATGTTTTTGTGATTAACTCTAAAGGAGAAATGATTGCTTCTACTGATCCCAATGAACATAATCCCATTCAAATTAAAGGTCAGGATCAACCTCAACTCAAGCTATTAAAATACTCTAAAAATCCTGCGTTTCAGCTTGCTGTCCAAACCTTAGAAAAACGGGGAATTGACTTAAAAAGGGTTAGATATCCTCAACAGTGGGGCTACGAAGATCCCCAAACCCACCAATTTTATTATATATCATTGACTCCCATGAATAAATTAGATTGGTTGGTGGGAACAGTTATTCCTGAAGATAAATATATGGATCAAATTAAAAGAAACAATAAAATTTTATTGGTGTTTATTAGCACATTAATTATTGGAACGACGGCGTTAGGAATTGTTGTGAGTGATCGATTTTTTGTTAAACCCATTAAACAGATTCAGAAAATAACCCATCGCGTTGAAAATGGGGATTTAGAAGTGGCAAAACTGGAAATTCAAACCTGTCAAGAATTAGAAGTGTTAGCCCAGGCGATTAATAAGATGATTGTGGGACTGCGAGAACGAGAACGAGAACGAGATATTTTCGGTCGTGTGGTTTCGCCAGAAGTGCGAGAAAAATTATTACAAGGTCAATTGGAATTAGGAGGAGAATTGTGTTGGGTATCCGTTTTATTTAGCGATATTCGCAATTTTTCTACCCTATCGGAAGAAATGAAACCGCAAGAAGTTGTAGCATTTCTCAATGAATATTTAACAGAAATGACTGACGCTATTCGCCCTTGGGGAGGATATGTTAATAATTTTATTGGGGATGCAATTGTGGTAATTTTCGGCGCCCCCTTATCCCCAGCCGAAACCGAATGGCGGTCAGTGGCGGCGGCATTAACTATGCGTGAACGTTTAGGAGAATTAAATCAACGGCGAATTCAACGGGGGGAAGTACCGATTCATGCGGGAATTGGGATTAGTAGCGGCGAGGTGGTTGCGGGACAAATTGGCTCCTTAGAACGGTTATTATATACGGTGATTGGTGATGCGGTGAATGTGGCGGCCCGTTTGGAAACCTTAACTAAAGAATATCCTGAATATAATATTTTAATTAATGAATCAACGGCTGCCGCCCTAGAAACTCATCAAGATATTATCTTGAAAAGTTTAGGGGAAGTCAAAGTTAAAGGTCGTAAACAACCTGTCGAAGTTTATGCAGTTTTAGAGTGGAAAACAGTAGAAATTCCTCCTTCCATTCCTACAGAAATCATGAATTGA
- a CDS encoding dicarboxylate/amino acid:cation symporter, with the protein MKPLKKKSLRSQVIHILKNPWLLLISIIFSIATGLLKPSLAFQLEPIGQMYLSLLKMCVLPILISAITMSIGRLMASNNATKSIKRIIIIFPVLMVFIAVIAILVAGITKPGTGLSTTTLQNLGILVNKSGIDLEVALNQPLPPLKNQPGLGSFVISMIPDNIFDALSKGDTLKVLFFSIIFGISLGMVQDSTPASQAFLDGLEIIYRTFNKWISWLTLLLPFGLYSLLSAQIAHTGLNVVFAMVNFIAVAVFTYLLIYAVSTILIWVRSRCPLSYVFSMAQEPTILALATTNALACLPSMISTMSQGLKFSLQTTNLVVPLGVTVGRFGQVVYFTLASVFVAQLYQISIGVSGLAIIIVGSIFAGMASSGATGIVTLTTLNVVLRPLGLPLEAALVLFIAIDPIMDPFRTLCTVHTGMAATALIADQDPKFFPLESESQQDLITT; encoded by the coding sequence ATGAAGCCATTAAAAAAAAAGAGTTTGAGATCTCAGGTTATTCATATTTTAAAAAATCCTTGGCTCCTGCTAATTAGCATTATTTTTTCTATTGCTACAGGATTGTTAAAACCGTCCCTGGCTTTTCAACTTGAACCCATTGGTCAGATGTATTTAAGCTTGCTGAAAATGTGTGTTTTGCCAATTTTAATTTCAGCAATTACGATGAGTATTGGGCGACTTATGGCTTCTAATAATGCGACTAAATCCATCAAACGCATTATTATTATCTTTCCGGTGTTAATGGTATTCATTGCCGTAATTGCGATATTAGTTGCTGGAATCACAAAACCGGGAACGGGTTTAAGTACAACAACCCTACAAAACCTAGGGATATTAGTGAATAAATCAGGAATTGATTTAGAAGTGGCCTTAAATCAACCTTTACCTCCCTTAAAAAATCAACCCGGATTAGGAAGTTTTGTGATCAGTATGATTCCCGATAATATTTTTGATGCCCTGAGTAAAGGGGATACATTAAAGGTTTTATTTTTCTCTATTATTTTTGGAATTTCTTTGGGAATGGTTCAAGATAGCACCCCAGCATCTCAGGCTTTTTTAGATGGTTTAGAAATTATTTATCGCACCTTTAATAAATGGATTAGTTGGTTAACCTTGCTGCTGCCATTTGGATTATATAGTTTGCTTTCGGCACAAATTGCTCACACCGGATTAAACGTTGTATTTGCGATGGTGAATTTTATTGCGGTGGCTGTTTTTACTTATTTATTAATTTATGCCGTGAGTACCATTTTGATTTGGGTGCGATCTCGATGTCCATTAAGTTATGTCTTTTCTATGGCTCAAGAACCCACAATTTTAGCCTTAGCAACTACAAATGCTTTAGCGTGTTTACCCTCAATGATTTCTACTATGAGTCAGGGTTTAAAATTTTCTCTACAAACCACAAACTTAGTTGTTCCTTTGGGGGTCACGGTCGGTCGTTTTGGTCAAGTGGTTTATTTCACCTTGGCGAGTGTTTTTGTTGCCCAACTGTATCAAATTTCGATTGGTGTATCGGGGTTAGCTATTATCATTGTCGGTTCGATTTTTGCTGGAATGGCCAGTTCAGGGGCGACCGGAATTGTGACCTTAACGACCCTGAATGTTGTTCTTAGACCTTTAGGATTACCCTTAGAAGCCGCCTTAGTTTTATTTATTGCCATTGACCCGATTATGGATCCGTTTCGGACATTATGTACGGTACATACGGGAATGGCAGCGACGGCTTTAATTGCGGATCAAGATCCGAAGTTTTTCCCCTTAGAATCAGAATCTCAACAAGATTTGATTACCACTTAA
- a CDS encoding transporter substrate-binding domain-containing protein, with product MFPSLTSFSQTHQAPVKNRETTPLVTVPSSSSNNPPVKPPESTPELSLGSYGTAVKQLQKQLKQNGYFTGPIDGIYDQKTELAVYNFQISMGLLADGVVGQDTLKSLNNSALLTAWTPVSTPLNSASNLPPDIQGILDQGELIVAVLGTDNPPFFSENSQGELTGLDIDLGQAIATELGVKVKFDRSAKVFNEVVDLVYQHKADIGISKLSISMARAKKVLFSSPYVSMRQGLLVNRLELAKKAQNKRPEEVIQNLDGKLGVIQGTQYALFFAKTRFPQAQVVEFETWDDVVEAVKKGEVLAAYRDELEVKKIVLAQPDSALDIQTVALTDTKDALAMVIPWDYNHFLAFVNTYLDLNNLNYTVEELINKYPDIFKQES from the coding sequence TTGTTTCCATCCTTAACTTCATTCTCTCAAACTCATCAAGCTCCAGTAAAAAACCGGGAAACAACACCGTTAGTAACCGTTCCGTCTTCATCTTCTAACAATCCGCCTGTAAAACCCCCTGAATCAACTCCAGAACTCAGTTTAGGAAGCTACGGAACTGCGGTTAAACAATTGCAAAAGCAACTCAAGCAAAACGGTTATTTTACAGGGCCAATTGATGGGATTTACGATCAAAAAACTGAATTAGCCGTCTATAATTTCCAAATTAGTATGGGATTATTGGCGGATGGGGTTGTAGGTCAAGACACCTTAAAATCTCTCAATAATTCTGCGCTATTGACTGCATGGACTCCTGTATCAACGCCTCTAAATTCTGCCTCTAATCTTCCTCCCGATATTCAAGGAATTTTGGATCAAGGGGAACTGATTGTTGCGGTTTTAGGAACGGATAACCCGCCCTTTTTTAGCGAGAATTCCCAGGGTGAATTAACCGGATTAGATATTGATTTAGGTCAAGCCATTGCCACCGAATTAGGGGTTAAAGTTAAATTTGATCGGTCAGCAAAAGTTTTTAATGAAGTTGTAGATTTAGTATATCAGCACAAAGCCGATATTGGCATCTCGAAATTAAGTATTAGTATGGCAAGGGCTAAAAAAGTCCTGTTTTCTTCTCCTTATGTCAGTATGCGTCAAGGATTGTTGGTGAATCGTTTAGAATTAGCGAAGAAAGCTCAAAATAAACGCCCTGAAGAAGTTATTCAAAATTTAGATGGAAAATTGGGCGTGATTCAGGGAACTCAATATGCGTTATTTTTTGCCAAAACTCGATTTCCCCAGGCTCAAGTGGTTGAATTTGAAACGTGGGATGACGTTGTAGAAGCGGTGAAAAAAGGAGAAGTCCTAGCTGCTTATCGAGATGAATTAGAAGTGAAAAAAATTGTACTCGCTCAACCTGATTCCGCTTTAGATATTCAAACCGTCGCTCTTACGGATACTAAGGATGCACTGGCGATGGTTATTCCTTGGGATTATAACCATTTTCTAGCATTTGTCAATACTTATCTGGATCTGAATAACTTAAACTATACTGTTGAAGAGTTAATTAATAAATATCCAGATATTTTTAAGCAGGAATCCTAA
- a CDS encoding threonine synthase: protein MNLKTKKIHLKCNSCSQSTAYQKASIVCPQCGGTILQAEYDLEELVHSHWKDKLSRRYPSLWRYHELLPLFDFNHIVTMGEGWTPLIHAQRFGKLIGLDYLYIKDERQNPTGSFKDRQASVTISVMKEQGIKEMVLASTGNVAISYSAYAARAGIKLWAFLSGLTPDEKIREIRLYGAETVKVPGTYDQTKQVAAEFAQNQGIFLDSGLKSFTSGESMKTMALELGEQLHGQAPDWFIQGVSGAMGPIGVVKGFEEMMAVGMVDQVPRLGMIQSSGCNPMIQAFEKGEREAIPVTDPKTAIATLATGNPGFAYSWLYDLMQKYGGAMEQATDAEAYTVTRLLAQTEGISVEPATAVAFAGLIKLAQRGIIQPQERVVINCSGHTYPVEEQILSEQFAPEASTQFKW, encoded by the coding sequence ATGAATTTAAAAACAAAAAAGATTCATTTAAAATGCAATTCTTGTTCTCAGAGTACCGCTTATCAAAAAGCATCCATTGTCTGTCCTCAATGTGGTGGAACCATTCTTCAAGCGGAATATGATCTCGAAGAGTTAGTTCATTCCCACTGGAAAGACAAACTTTCCAGGCGTTACCCCAGTTTGTGGCGCTATCACGAACTTTTACCTTTATTTGATTTCAATCATATTGTCACAATGGGGGAAGGTTGGACACCCTTAATTCATGCCCAACGCTTCGGAAAGTTAATCGGTTTAGATTATCTTTATATTAAAGATGAACGTCAAAACCCCACAGGTTCCTTTAAAGATCGACAAGCTTCCGTGACAATTTCCGTGATGAAGGAACAGGGAATTAAAGAAATGGTTTTAGCTTCAACGGGGAATGTGGCTATTTCCTATTCAGCTTATGCAGCGAGGGCGGGTATTAAACTTTGGGCCTTTCTGTCAGGTTTAACCCCCGATGAAAAAATCCGAGAAATTCGATTATATGGTGCAGAAACGGTCAAAGTCCCTGGAACCTATGATCAAACCAAACAAGTAGCTGCGGAATTTGCTCAAAATCAGGGGATTTTTTTAGATAGTGGCTTGAAAAGCTTTACCAGTGGGGAAAGTATGAAAACAATGGCCCTGGAGTTAGGAGAACAACTGCATGGACAAGCTCCAGACTGGTTTATTCAAGGAGTGAGTGGAGCGATGGGGCCCATTGGAGTCGTTAAAGGGTTTGAGGAAATGATGGCAGTGGGAATGGTCGATCAAGTGCCCCGTTTAGGAATGATTCAATCCTCCGGTTGTAATCCGATGATACAAGCTTTTGAAAAAGGTGAACGGGAAGCCATTCCCGTTACAGACCCAAAAACGGCGATCGCCACATTAGCAACGGGAAATCCGGGTTTTGCCTATAGTTGGCTTTATGATTTAATGCAGAAATATGGGGGAGCGATGGAACAGGCGACGGATGCTGAAGCGTATACCGTGACTCGACTGTTAGCTCAAACCGAAGGAATTTCTGTCGAACCTGCGACGGCTGTAGCGTTTGCAGGATTAATCAAACTGGCTCAACGGGGAATCATCCAACCTCAAGAACGAGTGGTGATTAATTGTTCGGGTCATACCTATCCCGTCGAAGAACAGATTTTAAGCGAGCAATTTGCACCAGAAGCGTCAACCCAGTTTAAGTGGTAA